In Pseudobacter ginsenosidimutans, the following are encoded in one genomic region:
- a CDS encoding FecR family protein, whose protein sequence is MPETVKKIASLILKYWRQELEEDELNELLDWANHSPANKETFTRLTNPDFIVDRLRELTLVKQEMRHRIWTALQLSETEMQDEGEITEGDKRQYRLLDFPWWKWAAAAILLLIAGLLCFWFNRPSSGSMVSTAEAGITEAEPETTGAPARSQVRFADGRLLYPDTMPHGAVLEHGQLKLTREPGGVRVKTIAAGSFADSALFTTITTSAGEKLTVWLPDGTEVKLNDASLLRFPVLFSAKGRAVEASGELYFDVSKQGAGGSRIPFFVHTSGMNMEAQAARFNVHVYPQDKLAAATLEAGSLRVWKQVLHFGSGMNSRDRVDVVLEPGQQAQISNSTDGSDMGGIRVEQVDLQEVLSWKNEQKNK, encoded by the coding sequence ATGCCGGAAACTGTAAAAAAGATTGCCAGCCTCATTTTGAAATACTGGAGGCAGGAACTGGAAGAAGATGAGTTGAATGAACTGCTGGACTGGGCCAATCATTCGCCCGCCAACAAGGAAACATTCACCCGGCTCACCAATCCAGACTTCATTGTTGACCGGCTCCGTGAACTGACCCTGGTGAAACAGGAGATGAGGCACAGGATCTGGACGGCACTGCAGCTTAGTGAAACTGAAATGCAGGATGAAGGGGAGATAACGGAAGGGGACAAACGACAATATCGTTTATTGGATTTTCCCTGGTGGAAATGGGCAGCTGCAGCAATCTTGCTGTTGATTGCCGGATTGCTGTGCTTTTGGTTCAACCGGCCCTCTTCCGGAAGCATGGTAAGCACTGCAGAGGCCGGCATTACGGAGGCAGAGCCCGAAACAACAGGGGCGCCGGCGCGCAGCCAGGTCAGGTTTGCAGATGGCAGGCTGTTGTATCCCGATACCATGCCGCATGGCGCTGTACTGGAGCACGGTCAATTGAAGCTGACCAGGGAGCCCGGTGGTGTTCGGGTCAAAACAATTGCTGCCGGCAGTTTTGCAGACAGCGCTTTGTTCACCACCATCACCACTTCTGCAGGGGAAAAACTTACCGTTTGGTTGCCCGATGGCACGGAAGTGAAATTGAATGATGCCTCTTTGCTGCGATTTCCTGTATTGTTCAGCGCGAAGGGCCGTGCAGTGGAAGCCAGCGGCGAGCTCTATTTTGATGTATCGAAGCAAGGTGCCGGCGGATCGCGTATCCCCTTTTTTGTACATACTTCAGGCATGAATATGGAAGCGCAGGCGGCACGGTTTAACGTGCATGTATATCCGCAGGACAAGCTGGCCGCAGCAACGCTGGAAGCAGGCAGCCTGCGAGTATGGAAACAGGTTTTGCATTTTGGTTCGGGTATGAACAGCAGAGACAGGGTGGATGTGGTTCTGGAGCCCGGACAACAAGCGCAGATCAGCAACAGCACAGATGGATCGGATATGGGTGGGATCAGAGTGGAACAGGTAGACCTGCAGGAAGTATTATCATGGAAAAATGAGCAGAAGAATAAATAA
- the thrS gene encoding threonine--tRNA ligase: MIRITFPDGAVREYQQGITALEIAKSISEGLARKVLAASVNGQVWDATRPINEDATVKLLTWDDKDGKSTFWHSSAHLMAEAVESMFPGAKFWVGPALDNGGFYYDIDLGGRSITEEDLAKLEKKMNELAKQNNNYVRKAMPKAEAVSYFTEKGDEYKLDLISNLNDGEITFYTQGNFTDLCRGPHIPSTGPIKAIKLTNIAGAYWKNDSNNKMLTRIYGITFPSQKELDEHLTMLEEAKKRDHRKLGKELGIFTMDDDVGPGLPLWMPNGTIIIEELEKLAKETEQAAGYKRVVTPHIAKESMYLTSGHLPYYQDSMYPPMELDGTKYYLKSMNCPHHHKIFAAEPRSYKDLPLRLAEYGTCYRYEQSGELFGLMRVRCLHMNDAHIYCSREQFATEFRAVNDMYMKYFKIFGIDKYVMRLSLHEPSRLGQKYINEPELWLETEEMVRSVLKESNIPYVEVPDEGAFYGPKIDVQIWSAIGREFTLATNQVDFAQGRRFNLEYTGADNAPSTPLIIHRAPLGTHERFIGFLLEHYAGKFPTWLAPLQVKILPISDKFMPYANTLLESLKNADIRAEVDDRNEKIGKKIRDTELMKVPYMFVVGEKEMNENKVSVRRQGKGDLGAMDIETMINQLRQEIKTRKSD, encoded by the coding sequence ATGATCAGGATTACATTCCCCGATGGAGCAGTACGGGAGTATCAACAAGGAATTACTGCACTGGAAATAGCAAAATCAATCAGTGAAGGGCTGGCCAGAAAAGTATTGGCTGCCAGCGTGAATGGCCAGGTGTGGGATGCCACGAGGCCGATCAATGAAGATGCAACGGTCAAATTGCTCACCTGGGATGATAAGGATGGAAAATCGACCTTCTGGCATTCATCAGCTCACCTGATGGCGGAAGCCGTGGAAAGCATGTTCCCCGGCGCCAAATTCTGGGTGGGGCCCGCACTCGATAACGGAGGTTTTTATTACGATATCGATCTCGGAGGCCGTTCCATTACAGAAGAAGACCTGGCAAAGCTGGAAAAGAAAATGAATGAACTGGCGAAGCAGAACAATAATTATGTTCGCAAAGCCATGCCCAAAGCAGAAGCCGTTTCTTATTTCACAGAAAAAGGCGATGAGTACAAACTCGATCTGATCAGCAATCTCAATGATGGCGAGATCACTTTCTATACCCAGGGCAATTTCACCGATCTCTGCCGTGGACCGCATATTCCCAGCACCGGCCCTATCAAGGCCATCAAGCTCACCAATATTGCCGGCGCCTACTGGAAAAATGATTCCAACAATAAGATGCTCACCCGCATCTACGGGATCACTTTCCCCAGCCAGAAAGAACTGGATGAACACCTGACAATGCTGGAAGAAGCGAAGAAGCGCGATCATCGTAAACTGGGTAAGGAACTCGGCATCTTCACCATGGATGATGATGTGGGTCCTGGTCTTCCGCTCTGGATGCCTAATGGTACCATTATTATTGAAGAGCTGGAAAAACTGGCCAAGGAAACCGAACAGGCTGCAGGCTACAAGCGTGTGGTAACGCCACATATCGCGAAAGAAAGCATGTACCTGACTTCCGGTCACCTGCCTTATTACCAGGATAGCATGTATCCGCCCATGGAGCTGGACGGCACCAAATACTATCTGAAGTCCATGAACTGTCCGCACCACCACAAGATCTTTGCGGCGGAGCCACGCAGCTACAAGGACTTGCCGTTGCGTCTCGCTGAATACGGAACCTGCTACCGCTATGAGCAGAGCGGTGAGCTTTTCGGACTGATGCGCGTACGCTGCCTGCATATGAACGATGCGCATATCTATTGCAGCCGCGAGCAGTTCGCCACTGAGTTCCGCGCCGTGAACGATATGTATATGAAATATTTCAAGATCTTCGGGATCGATAAATATGTGATGCGTCTCAGCCTGCACGAGCCTTCCAGGCTCGGTCAGAAATACATCAACGAGCCTGAGCTCTGGCTGGAAACCGAAGAGATGGTACGTTCTGTACTGAAGGAAAGCAATATTCCTTATGTGGAAGTTCCTGATGAAGGCGCTTTCTATGGCCCGAAGATTGATGTACAGATCTGGAGCGCTATCGGGCGTGAGTTCACCCTGGCCACCAACCAGGTGGATTTTGCCCAGGGAAGGCGCTTCAACCTGGAGTACACCGGAGCAGACAATGCACCCAGTACCCCGCTGATCATCCACCGTGCACCTTTGGGTACCCACGAACGGTTCATCGGCTTCCTGCTGGAACATTATGCCGGTAAGTTCCCCACCTGGCTGGCGCCGCTGCAGGTGAAGATCCTGCCGATCAGCGACAAGTTCATGCCCTATGCAAATACTCTTTTAGAATCTCTGAAAAATGCGGATATTCGTGCAGAGGTAGATGATCGCAACGAAAAGATCGGTAAGAAGATCCGCGATACAGAGTTGATGAAAGTTCCGTATATGTTCGTTGTAGGAGAGAAAGAGATGAACGAAAATAAAGTATCCGTGCGCAGACAGGGTAAAGGTGACCTGGGAGCGATGGATATTGAAACCATGATCAACCAGCTCAGGCAGGAGATCAAAACGCGGAAATCAGATTAG
- a CDS encoding sensor histidine kinase, translating into MRSWLPVTLFLTALLCLHGSASASDKDSLQIFFRRILLQNQQQKLPDSSYIKKMDSTVFHCFDRTDFPQLLEQYRHIVFKDTAFRERRIIYFQYRGIHSVNNNSTGQSIFWFGKMAEEAKAQHNTPRELAANRAIITIFIDNEDYEKCYQRFDSIAPLLKAQADSAILGKSKGIMIENVCGILGAMTSLFYERKKYTQASEAEALLHRVMEAVNSAPEKYEPFLSKIRISATEAAFAKARYGQKDSRLADSAFNKTLYWIRSSITMSKAMKPFFEYDAYKSAIEYFMEAGRTDSASKYLALLDQMDLPIIRARKQQFYHEQMALLLRSKGKLAEAYAHNRLALSLKDSVLKATLTDRDNNVYAQTQMEYSRALLNEAEDARDKAEQKNIYLILLIISKLVLFTVLFFWLRQRQRNKFLNAKLRMARNIHDEIGPQLLYIKLLARKEKESVAAASPHLVQMEGAIGTVMETVRGLSHDLKSDLELSTTQLYEDVRGLLEKTQALTGISYQFYFNKKDKPLNYFQYQHLRNILSELVNNTLKHAEWSRIDAMLQVLSRRIRIVYTDNGQGFEPAYEQKNGIGLANIRERVDKLRGELSLRNNYPEGYTIEINIPFS; encoded by the coding sequence ATGAGATCATGGCTCCCTGTGACTCTTTTTCTAACTGCATTGCTTTGCCTGCATGGTTCAGCTTCCGCCAGCGATAAGGACAGTCTTCAAATATTCTTCCGCCGTATACTGCTTCAAAACCAGCAACAAAAACTTCCGGATTCCAGCTACATCAAAAAAATGGATTCAACTGTTTTCCATTGCTTCGACAGAACTGATTTTCCACAACTGCTGGAACAATACCGGCATATCGTTTTCAAAGACACAGCATTCAGGGAAAGACGGATCATCTATTTTCAATACCGGGGAATTCATAGTGTTAACAACAATAGTACCGGGCAGAGTATTTTCTGGTTCGGCAAGATGGCCGAAGAGGCCAAAGCCCAGCACAACACTCCGCGCGAACTGGCCGCCAACCGCGCCATCATCACCATATTTATCGATAACGAAGATTATGAAAAATGCTACCAGCGTTTTGATTCCATTGCCCCGCTGCTCAAAGCCCAGGCCGACTCCGCTATCCTGGGAAAGTCCAAAGGGATCATGATCGAGAATGTCTGCGGCATTCTCGGCGCCATGACCAGTCTTTTTTATGAACGAAAAAAATACACGCAGGCATCGGAAGCCGAAGCGCTGCTCCATCGTGTAATGGAAGCAGTGAACAGTGCACCTGAGAAATATGAGCCCTTCCTCAGTAAGATACGGATCTCCGCTACTGAAGCGGCTTTTGCCAAAGCACGCTATGGACAGAAAGATTCACGGCTGGCAGACTCGGCCTTCAATAAGACCCTTTACTGGATACGTTCCTCCATCACCATGAGTAAAGCCATGAAGCCATTCTTCGAGTATGATGCTTACAAATCGGCGATCGAATATTTCATGGAAGCAGGAAGAACAGACAGCGCTTCAAAATACCTGGCCCTGCTGGATCAGATGGACCTGCCCATCATCCGCGCACGCAAGCAACAGTTCTATCACGAACAGATGGCCCTGCTGCTGCGGAGCAAAGGAAAACTCGCAGAAGCCTATGCGCACAACCGCCTGGCCCTGTCTCTGAAAGACAGTGTACTCAAGGCAACCCTCACAGACAGGGATAACAACGTGTACGCACAAACGCAAATGGAATACAGCCGCGCTTTACTGAACGAGGCGGAGGATGCCCGAGATAAAGCGGAACAGAAGAATATCTATCTCATCCTGCTGATCATTTCCAAGCTGGTTCTATTTACAGTGCTGTTCTTCTGGCTCAGGCAAAGGCAACGAAACAAATTCCTGAATGCCAAACTGCGGATGGCACGCAATATCCATGATGAGATCGGACCTCAGCTTCTCTACATCAAACTGCTGGCGAGAAAGGAAAAAGAAAGCGTGGCGGCCGCTTCGCCGCACCTGGTGCAGATGGAAGGGGCAATCGGCACAGTAATGGAAACTGTGCGGGGCTTATCGCACGACCTCAAATCAGATCTGGAGCTATCCACCACGCAATTGTATGAAGATGTACGCGGACTGCTTGAAAAAACGCAAGCGCTTACTGGTATCAGTTACCAGTTCTATTTCAATAAGAAAGATAAACCCCTGAATTATTTTCAATACCAGCACCTGCGCAATATTCTTTCGGAGCTGGTGAACAATACATTGAAACATGCAGAATGGAGCCGTATTGACGCCATGCTGCAGGTGCTGTCTCGCAGGATCAGGATCGTGTATACGGATAACGGACAGGGCTTCGAGCCGGCCTATGAGCAAAAGAACGGTATCGGCCTGGCCAATATCCGGGAGCGGGTAGACAAGCTTAGAGGCGAACTGAGCCTGCGCAACAATTATCCGGAAGGTTATACTATCGAAATAAATATCCCATTTTCATGA
- a CDS encoding RNA polymerase sigma factor: MVYSDDELLQLFNDGTERGLNGVYEKFCLKVYHYVLRMGIGKDDAMDITTETFIRLFKRKKIFDRLNNILAYLLTTARNAAIDMVHQRMKMGQMKADLHAIRDEDAAAEFSEEVTQETLKAVLDEIDKLPNQCRTIFILAFLRGKSNSEISSQLNIVEKTVRNQKHKARQHLRMTIPLKNWLKNWVLSLVA; this comes from the coding sequence ATGGTCTATTCTGATGATGAACTTTTGCAGTTGTTCAATGACGGTACGGAACGGGGATTGAATGGCGTATACGAAAAATTCTGTCTGAAAGTATATCACTATGTACTCCGGATGGGCATCGGTAAAGACGATGCGATGGATATTACAACAGAAACCTTCATCAGACTGTTCAAAAGAAAGAAGATATTCGATCGGCTCAATAATATTCTTGCTTACCTGCTCACCACTGCCCGAAATGCCGCCATAGATATGGTCCATCAGAGAATGAAGATGGGACAGATGAAGGCAGACTTACATGCAATAAGGGATGAAGACGCAGCTGCTGAATTCAGTGAAGAAGTGACACAGGAAACCCTGAAGGCAGTGCTGGATGAAATAGACAAGCTCCCCAATCAGTGCAGGACCATTTTCATACTGGCTTTTCTGCGCGGAAAGAGCAACAGTGAAATTTCCTCGCAGTTGAATATCGTGGAAAAGACCGTGAGGAACCAGAAACATAAAGCACGCCAGCATCTTCGCATGACAATCCCGCTGAAGAACTGGCTGAAGAACTGGGTACTCAGCCTTGTTGCATGA
- a CDS encoding menaquinone biosynthesis decarboxylase, with protein MAFSNQQQFISELEKAGELIRIKTYVDPKLEIAEITDRISKEPGGGKALLFENTGYDFPVLMNAYGSERRMCLALGVEKLDDIAADIEHLFKLLTGPKESLLDKLRLLPKLSEFASWMPKVKKGRGACQEVVMATPDISKLPVITCWPNDGGPFVTLPVIHTRDPNTNIRNVGMYRMQVFGPTLTGMHWHRHKVSARHFNEYKKLNKKMPVAVALGGDPAYAYSATAPLPDNVDEYMLAGFLRKKKVELVKCITQPEIEVPADADFIIEGYVDPNDELIWEGPFGDHTGYYSLPDWYPKFHITAITHKKNPVYPATIVGIPPQEDAWLGKATERIFLAPIKMTMVPEIVDMDMPVEGVFHNLVITKIQKDYPGQGQKVMNAMWGAGQMMFNKILVLTSNNDFPITDYKKLAQDVFLRLNPATDLSFTQGPMDVLDHSCSKLGFGGKMCIDGTYKYEEEIDTKYTYTTERIYVDVDKIRTSFPEIAGMNTSLLKIDIPCLIVSVKKNRKGHVKELHQQLCANKSLQDIKMILYVEHTVDANDLPVALWRFCNNLDPKRDHVLAEQPAIAEPGTTWACMGLDGTLKTAELDDFHRDWPNIIVAADETIAAVDKKWNELGIGKFIPSPSLKYKDQVYGQEAVAKS; from the coding sequence ATGGCATTCAGCAATCAGCAGCAATTCATCAGCGAACTGGAAAAGGCAGGGGAACTGATCCGCATCAAAACCTATGTGGACCCCAAACTGGAGATAGCAGAGATCACAGACAGGATCAGCAAAGAGCCCGGTGGCGGCAAGGCCCTTCTGTTTGAAAATACCGGCTACGATTTTCCCGTGCTGATGAATGCCTATGGAAGCGAACGCCGCATGTGCCTGGCGCTGGGAGTGGAGAAGCTGGACGATATCGCCGCAGACATTGAACATCTTTTCAAACTCCTCACAGGACCTAAAGAAAGCCTGCTTGACAAGCTCCGTCTTCTTCCCAAACTCAGTGAATTTGCCAGCTGGATGCCCAAAGTGAAAAAGGGCAGGGGCGCCTGCCAGGAAGTGGTGATGGCTACGCCTGATATTTCCAAACTACCGGTTATCACCTGCTGGCCCAATGATGGCGGCCCATTTGTAACTCTTCCTGTGATCCATACCAGGGATCCCAATACCAATATCCGCAATGTAGGCATGTACCGCATGCAGGTATTCGGACCCACGCTCACCGGCATGCACTGGCATCGCCATAAAGTGAGTGCAAGACATTTCAACGAATACAAGAAGCTCAATAAGAAAATGCCTGTGGCAGTAGCGCTGGGTGGTGATCCCGCATATGCATACTCTGCCACTGCCCCTTTGCCTGATAACGTTGATGAATACATGCTCGCCGGTTTCCTTCGCAAGAAAAAAGTGGAACTGGTGAAATGCATCACCCAACCGGAAATTGAAGTGCCTGCTGATGCAGACTTCATCATTGAAGGATATGTTGATCCCAATGATGAACTGATCTGGGAAGGACCTTTCGGCGATCATACCGGTTATTATTCGCTGCCCGACTGGTATCCGAAATTCCATATCACGGCCATCACGCATAAGAAGAACCCTGTGTATCCCGCTACCATCGTGGGTATTCCGCCACAGGAAGATGCATGGCTCGGAAAAGCGACAGAACGCATTTTCCTGGCACCCATCAAAATGACCATGGTGCCTGAGATCGTGGATATGGACATGCCTGTGGAAGGCGTTTTCCATAACCTGGTGATCACGAAGATCCAGAAGGATTATCCCGGACAGGGACAGAAAGTGATGAATGCCATGTGGGGGGCAGGACAAATGATGTTCAACAAGATCCTGGTGCTCACTTCCAATAATGATTTTCCCATCACCGATTACAAGAAACTTGCGCAGGATGTATTCCTGAGGCTGAACCCTGCCACAGACCTGAGCTTTACGCAGGGACCGATGGATGTGCTGGATCATAGCTGCAGCAAACTCGGCTTCGGTGGCAAGATGTGCATCGATGGTACTTACAAATACGAGGAAGAGATCGATACGAAATATACCTACACCACTGAACGTATATACGTTGACGTTGATAAGATAAGAACTTCATTCCCGGAGATCGCCGGCATGAACACCAGCCTGCTGAAGATCGATATTCCCTGCCTGATAGTTAGTGTGAAGAAGAACAGGAAGGGCCATGTGAAGGAACTGCACCAACAGCTCTGCGCCAACAAATCCCTGCAGGATATCAAAATGATCCTCTACGTGGAACATACTGTGGATGCGAATGATCTGCCTGTAGCGCTCTGGCGATTCTGCAATAATCTCGATCCCAAAAGAGATCATGTACTCGCGGAACAGCCGGCAATTGCAGAACCCGGTACAACCTGGGCCTGCATGGGCCTCGACGGTACACTGAAAACCGCTGAGCTGGATGATTTCCACCGCGACTGGCCAAATATCATCGTAGCGGCAGACGAGACCATCGCGGCTGTAGACAAAAAATGGAATGAACTTGGCATCGGCAAATTCATTCCATCTCCATCTCTAAAATACAAAGACCAGGTATATGGTCAGGAGGCTGTTGCCAAATCCTGA
- a CDS encoding DUF6089 family protein, with amino-acid sequence MRKLLLWCLLLPLSGYSQQRLHLTLLGGFSNYQGDLQTKYFTLNQANLAVGAGLQYDITPHIAARIGFHYGSLEADDKQNTGQLRARNLNFHTKLMEGSLLLQYTLFDLSDRRISPYVFAGAAIYHFDPYTYDTLGNKIFLKPLSTEGQGLPQYPNRKEYMLTQFAIPFGGGVKFRVSENATLGFEVGIRKLFTDYLDDLSTRYVDPLILASQRGLKAVEMSYRGGEVKGGNPNYPALNTIRGGEKAKDWYYITGITLSIGLGGKGGGDSYSGWNGRRSQIGCPRVRQ; translated from the coding sequence ATGCGCAAGCTATTGCTATGGTGCTTACTCTTACCGTTGTCAGGTTACTCCCAGCAAAGACTTCATCTTACGCTCCTGGGCGGATTTTCCAATTACCAGGGCGATCTTCAAACAAAGTATTTTACGCTCAACCAGGCCAACCTCGCTGTTGGCGCAGGTCTGCAATATGATATTACTCCTCATATTGCCGCCAGGATCGGTTTTCATTACGGCAGTCTCGAAGCAGACGACAAACAGAATACAGGACAGCTCCGCGCCCGTAATCTCAACTTCCATACAAAGCTGATGGAAGGCAGTCTGCTGTTGCAATACACGCTGTTCGACCTGTCAGACAGACGGATATCCCCCTATGTTTTCGCGGGAGCAGCCATCTATCATTTCGATCCATACACCTACGATACGCTCGGTAATAAGATCTTCCTGAAACCCCTGAGCACGGAAGGGCAGGGACTTCCTCAATATCCCAACCGAAAGGAATACATGCTCACTCAATTCGCAATTCCCTTCGGTGGTGGTGTGAAGTTCCGCGTGTCTGAAAATGCAACCCTGGGTTTTGAAGTGGGTATCAGGAAACTGTTCACGGATTATCTGGATGATCTGAGCACACGTTATGTGGACCCTTTGATCCTGGCCTCACAGCGAGGATTGAAAGCCGTGGAAATGTCTTACAGGGGAGGAGAGGTGAAAGGCGGTAATCCCAATTATCCTGCACTCAATACCATTCGCGGAGGAGAAAAAGCAAAGGACTGGTATTATATCACAGGTATCACCCTTTCTATCGGACTGGGCGGCAAAGGTGGTGGCGATTCCTATTCCGGCTGGAATGGAAGAAGATCACAAATTGGTTGCCCCAGGGTTCGCCAGTAA
- a CDS encoding response regulator, with product MKPPYQSVLVIDDHKMIINGIRVTIEHLFEQFHEAYSGESGVEQAVKHQPQLVIVDFRLPDIEGNMVVKEVRYKCPQSRILAYSFNFDENAVNKMFSVGVNGYVLKNEDEGEFLKAIETIMLGRDYYCREARNHIINRISFQDDNTRHLIQDMEFTSKEVEIIRLICYQKTAREISDQVYLSERTVEQYRSNINKRIGARNLVGVIKFALKNGLIRIEEL from the coding sequence ATGAAACCACCTTATCAATCAGTACTGGTGATAGATGATCACAAAATGATCATCAACGGCATCAGGGTAACCATCGAACATCTCTTCGAACAATTCCACGAAGCGTATTCCGGCGAGTCGGGTGTTGAACAGGCAGTGAAGCACCAGCCACAACTGGTGATCGTGGATTTCCGCCTGCCGGACATCGAAGGGAATATGGTAGTGAAAGAGGTCAGATACAAATGCCCGCAAAGCCGTATACTGGCCTATAGTTTCAACTTCGACGAGAATGCAGTGAACAAGATGTTCTCCGTGGGCGTAAATGGCTATGTGCTCAAAAACGAGGATGAAGGCGAATTCCTCAAAGCCATCGAAACCATCATGCTGGGCAGGGATTATTATTGCCGCGAAGCCCGCAACCATATCATCAACCGGATCTCTTTCCAGGACGATAATACGCGGCACCTGATCCAGGATATGGAGTTCACCAGCAAGGAAGTGGAGATCATCCGGCTGATCTGCTACCAGAAAACGGCCAGGGAGATCAGTGACCAGGTCTATCTCTCCGAGCGCACCGTGGAGCAGTACCGGAGTAATATCAATAAACGGATCGGGGCCCGCAACCTGGTGGGAGTGATAAAATTCGCCCTGAAAAACGGCCTCATCAGGATCGAAGAGTTGTAG
- a CDS encoding response regulator: MLTMIKIMIADDHDLYREVLRDFLNRNGFSVINTIRMEDGFESALSHSGIPDIAIIAFKSSRNSSMTVLRWLRNNFPAVKILVTTLFGERVPSDELKELGVEGIIVKSHADTREIITALHAIQDGSTYY; encoded by the coding sequence ATGTTAACCATGATCAAAATCATGATTGCGGATGATCATGACCTTTATCGCGAAGTGCTGAGAGATTTCTTGAATCGAAACGGCTTTTCTGTGATCAACACTATCAGGATGGAAGACGGCTTTGAATCGGCTTTGAGTCATTCCGGCATTCCGGATATAGCCATCATCGCTTTTAAAAGCAGCCGCAACAGCAGCATGACTGTTCTCCGCTGGCTTCGTAACAATTTCCCTGCTGTAAAAATACTGGTGACCACTTTATTTGGCGAACGGGTTCCTTCCGATGAACTGAAGGAACTGGGCGTTGAAGGTATAATAGTAAAATCGCATGCAGATACCCGTGAGATCATCACAGCACTGCATGCGATACAAGATGGTTCAACGTATTATTGA
- the infC gene encoding translation initiation factor IF-3, whose protein sequence is MAFPPRPPRGNFNPRFRKEQQQEHRTNHMIRVPQVRLVGDNVEVGVYNTQDALRMAQEQQLDLVEISPQADPPVCKIIDYNKFLYEKKKKEKEMKAKSKTAEVKEIRFTPGTDDHDFDFKARHAESFLKEGNKVKAYVQFKGRAIMFKERGELVLLKFAERLAEVGQPEGLPKLEGKRMLMIIAPKTAKKKKEGQE, encoded by the coding sequence ATGGCATTTCCACCAAGACCACCGAGAGGTAACTTTAATCCGCGTTTCAGAAAAGAACAGCAACAGGAACATCGTACCAATCACATGATCAGGGTACCGCAGGTGCGGTTAGTAGGAGATAATGTGGAGGTTGGCGTCTATAACACGCAGGACGCACTGCGTATGGCGCAGGAACAACAACTTGATCTGGTAGAGATTTCCCCGCAGGCGGATCCCCCGGTGTGTAAGATCATTGATTACAATAAATTCCTCTACGAAAAGAAGAAGAAGGAAAAAGAGATGAAGGCCAAGAGTAAAACGGCTGAGGTTAAAGAGATCCGTTTTACACCAGGTACCGATGATCACGATTTCGATTTCAAAGCACGTCACGCAGAATCCTTCCTGAAAGAAGGCAATAAAGTAAAGGCCTATGTTCAATTCAAAGGCCGCGCCATCATGTTCAAGGAAAGAGGTGAGCTGGTACTGCTGAAATTTGCAGAACGTCTCGCTGAAGTTGGTCAGCCCGAAGGGCTTCCCAAACTGGAAGGCAAGCGTATGCTGATGATCATTGCACCAAAGACCGCCAAGAAGAAGAAAGAAGGTCAGGAATAA
- a CDS encoding ArsR/SmtB family transcription factor: protein MRRDVFQAIADPTRRQILQLLSRQHLTLNGVTEHFDVSRPAISKHIRILTECGLVTVKQQGRERYCYGELNKLKEVADWLKPYQAFWNNKMDALEKFLHNSNEKKPRYKK, encoded by the coding sequence ATGAGACGTGATGTTTTTCAGGCCATCGCAGACCCCACCCGCAGACAGATCCTTCAACTGCTGAGCAGGCAACACCTGACGCTCAACGGTGTTACCGAACATTTTGATGTGAGCAGGCCTGCCATCTCCAAACATATCCGAATCCTCACTGAATGCGGACTGGTGACTGTGAAACAACAGGGCAGGGAAAGATATTGTTATGGAGAGCTCAACAAACTCAAGGAAGTGGCCGACTGGCTCAAACCCTATCAGGCATTCTGGAATAACAAAATGGATGCATTGGAAAAATTCCTCCACAACAGCAATGAAAAAAAGCCCAGATACAAAAAGTAA